Below is a window of Ischnura elegans chromosome 1, ioIscEleg1.1, whole genome shotgun sequence DNA.
ctaggggacaaggggacaagaggacaaagggacaaggggacaagggggtaGTGTACAAGGGGACAACGGGAaaaggggcaaggggacaaggggccaagAGGGCAAGCGGACAACAGGAGAAGgcgacaagggggcaagggggcaAAGGGACAATGGGACAATGGGAAAGGTGGTTAAGGCGAAAAGGGGACatggggaaaaggggacaagggggcaaggggacaaggagtGAAGAGGACAacgggacaaggggacaagaggacaagGGAACAAGGGGTCAGGAGGACAAGGGGCCTAGAGGAGATGAGTACAAGAGGACAAGGTTCAAGCTGACAAGGGGACAATGGGATAAGGGGCATAGGGTCAAGGGGACATAGGGACAAGTGGAATGGATGACTAGGGGACTAGGGGACTACAGGACAAGGGGACATGGGGACAGGAGCAAGGAGGCAAACTGACAAGTGGTCAAATGGTCAAGGGGACTGGAGGACACAGGGACAAGAAGacaaagggacaaggggacaagtgggCAAGGGGAGAAGAGGCCTAGGTGTGAAGGGGACAAGTGGACAAgtggacaaggggtcaaggggaaaaAAGGACAAGGGGATTAGGGGTAaatggtcaaggggacaaggggtcaaggggaaaaggggacaggggaaaaggggtcaaggggaaaaggggacaaggggataaggggcaagAGGTCAAGGGGAAGGgggaacaaggggacaaggggacaaagAACAAGGGGCTAGGGGTCAAGGGGGAAGGGGACTaggggacaaggtgacaaggggaaAAGGGATGAGGGCAAAAGGGGACAAAGGGGCAtgtggacaaggggacaaggaccaagggaacaaggggacaaggggtacAAGGGGGcaagggaacaaggggacaagTCGACAACGGGGCAAAGGGAGATGGAGACAAGGGGACAAGTAGTCAAGGGGATAAGAAGaccaggggacaagggggcaaggggacaaggtggCAAGGGGACAAGGTGGCAAGGGGACAATGGGATAAGGGGAggaggggacaagggggcaaggggaaaaggggggaaggggagaaggggtAACGGGACAAGGGGACacggggacaaggggacaagggaagaaagggagaaatggaaagagggagaaaggggGAAGGGGACAAGGGTTCAAGGAGAGAAGGGGATAAGGGGACAAGAGGGCAAGGGGACAAGTGGACTAATGACTAGGGGACAAGGGGCAAGGGGTTAAGCGGACAAAGGgaccaggggacaaggggacaagggacaaggggacaaggggacaaggggacaatgggacaagtggacaaggggacaaggggcctaaGGGAGGAAGGGGACatggggacaaggggtcaaggggacaaggggacaaggggataaggggcaagtggtcaaggAGACTAGGGGACAAGGGGCCAAGGGGACAAGAGGGCAAAGGGACAAGGGGGCAAGAAGACAAAGGGCCTAGGGGAGATTGGGACAAGGGTTACAAGGGGACTACGGGCCAAGGGGTCAATGGGACAAGGGgaccaggggacaaggggacaaggggacaagtggacatgtggacaaggggtcaaggggaaaaAAGGACAAATGGATTAGGGgtaagtggtcaaggggacaaggggtcaaggggacaaggggacaggggaaaaggggtcaaggggaaaaggggacaaggggataaggggcaagAGGTCAAGGGGAAGGGggtacaaggggacaaggggaaaagAACAAGGGGCTAGGGGTCAAGTGGCAAGGGGactaggggacaaggggacaaggggaaaagggatgaggggaaaaggggacaaaggggcaagtggacaaggggacaaggacCAAGGgagcaaggggacaaggggtacAAGGGGGcaagggaacaaggggacaagTCGACAAGGGGGCAAAGGGAGATGGAGACAAGGGGACAAGTAGTCAAGGGGATAAGAAGaccaggggacaagggggcaaggggacaaggtggCAAGGGGACAATGGGATAAGGGGAggaggggacaagggggcaaggggaaaagggggcaaggggagaaggggTAACGGGACAAGGGGACacggggacaaggggacaagggaagaaagggagaaagggaaagagggagaaaggggGAAGGGGACAAGGGTGCAAGGAGAGAAGGGGATaaggggacaagaggacaagGGGACAGTGGGAAAAAAGGAGaatgggacaaggggacaaggcggcaaggggacaagggggcaagaaGAGAGTGGGAAAAGGGCTCCAGGGGGCAaagggacaagggggcaaggagaGAAGTGGAAAAGGGGACAAGGATCAAGGGGTTAAGGGGCCTAGGGGTGAAGGGACATGGGTACAAGGGGTGAGGGGACAAGTGTTCAAAGGGACAAGGGAACAAGAGGCAAGTGGACCAGGGGACAAAGGGACAAGGGGAAGAAGGAACAAGGGGACTAGGGGACAATGGGACAAGAGGagggggaaaaggggacaagggtacaATGGGACTAGGGGACAAGAGGACAAAGGGGCAAGGGGTCAAGTGGACAAGGGGGCAAGTGGACAAATGGACAATGGGAaaaggggcaaggggacaagggggcaagggaaCAAGTGTACAAGGGCGCAAAGGAAGAAGGGGAGAAGgtgacaagggggcaagggggaaaagtgacaaggggacaagtggaCAAGGGGCAAGAGATCAAGGGGTCATGGGGACAAGGGGCCTTGAGGAGAAGGgtaaaaggggacaaggggtcaagctGACAAGGGGCAATGGTATAAGGGGCaaagggtcaaggggacaagtggACTAATGACTAGGGGACAAGGGGCAAGGGGTTAAGCGGACAAAGGgaccaggggacaaggggataagggacaaggggacaaggaaagaggggtcaaggggacaatgggacaagtggacaaggggacaaggggcctaaGGGAGGAAGGGGACATGGGGACaatgggacaaggggacaaggggacaaagggataaggggcaagtggtcaaggggacaaggggagaaggggCCAAGGGGACAAGagggcaaggggacaaggagcAAGGGGAGAAGGTgaaaaaggggacaaggggacaaaggGCCTAGGGGAGATTGGGACAAGGGTTACAAGGGGACAACGGGCCAAGGGGTCAATGGGACAAGGGgaccaggggacaaggggacaaggggacaaatggacaaggggacaaggggacaagccGAAAGGGGGAAAGGGGAGAAGGGAAAACGGGACAAGCGGACACGGGGTCAAGGCGAAAAAGGGACAAGCGTACatgggggcaaggggacaaggggagaaggggaaaacgggactaggggacaagggggcaagggaaCAAGGGGTCAGGAGGACAAGGGGCCTAGAGGAAAAGggtacaaggggacaaggggtcaagctGATAGGGGGACAATGGGATAAGGGGCAAAGGGTCAAGTGGACAAGCGGGCAAGTGGACAAGATGACTAGGGGACTAGGGGACATGGGGACAAGGGTAAAGTGGACAATGGTACAAGGGGACATTGGGACAAGGGGACATTTACAAGGGGCCAAGtggcaaggggagaaggggagaaTGGGAGGAGGGGTGAAGGGGAATAGGGGGGAAGCGGACAAGGGTGCAAGGAGAGAAGGGGAAAAggagacaaggggacaaggggcctaaGAAGGGAAGGGGACATGTGGTCAAAGGgtcaagggggcaaggggacaaagGAATAAGGGGCAAGTGATCAAGGGGAGAAAGGAACTAGGGGCCAAACGTACAAAAGGGCAAGGAGACAAGGGGGCAAGGGAAGAAGGAGagaaggggaaaaggggacaaggggcgtagatgagaaggggacaaggggaccaggcgacaaggggacaaggggtcaagaggacaaggggacaaggggactaggggataaggggcaagtggtcaaggggacaaggggacaaggggccaagTGGTCAAGAGGACAAGGGGACCaggggacaagggtacaaggggaCAATGGGTGAATGGAAAATTGGACAAAGGGGCAAGTGGACAAGTGGACAAGGGGACAACGCGCAAGACAATAAGAGGACAAGGGTATAAgggggaaggggacaaggggacaaggtgacaagggggcaagggggcaAAGGGACAAAGGGTCAAATGGTCAAGGGGACTGGAGGACATGGGGACAAGAAGACAAGatgacaagggggcaagggggcaAGGGGGCAAGAGGAGAAGGGGCCTAGGGGTGAAATGGACAAGTGGACAAGTGGACAAGGGGTCAAGTGGAAAGGagacaaggggataaggggtaGGTGGTCAAgaggacaaggggtcaaggggaaaaggggacaggggaaaaggggtcaaggggaaaaagggtcaaggggaaaaggggacaaggggataaggggcaagAAGTCAAGGGGAGagggaacaaggggacaaggggacaaaggGACGAGGGGCTAGGGGTCAAGGGGCAAGGGGACTAGGAGACAAGGGGACAAAGCGGCAAAGGGACAAGGGGAGTAGTCGTCAAGGGGacgaggggacaagggggcaaggagaCAAGGGGAAAAGAAAACAAGGGGGCAAGGGAAGTAGTGGACAACGGGACGAGGGGACAAGGGgggaaggagagaagggaaaCGGGACAAACGGACacggggacaaggggacaagggatatggggtgaaagggagtaggggagaaagggataagggggAATGGGATAAGGGGAACGAGGGTTGCGGGGAGAAAGGGAGAAAAGGATAAGGGGATAAAGGGGGAAGGGGATAAACGGATAACGGAATAAAGGGAGATAGGGATAAAGGGATAAAGGGAGAAAGGAGGAAGGGGAGATagggagaaatggaaaaaagggaTAAAGGGATATGGGGATAAGGGAATAAGGGGAGAAAGGGAGAAAGTGAAAGatcgagaaagggggaaggggagagacgaataaggggacaaggggataaggggacaagaggacaagTGGACAGTGGGACaaagggagaaggggacaaggggacaaggagacaagggggcaaggggaaaaGGGGGCAAGGAGAGGGGGGGGCAAGAGCtgaagggggcaaggggacaagggggcaaggggagaagtggaaaaggggacaaggggacaaggagcAAGGGGacaaggcgacaaggggacaaggggaaaagtagataaggggcaagtggtcaaggggacaagggaacaaaGGGACAAGTGGATCAGGGGACAAGAGGactaggggacaaggggacaaggggacaatgggacaaggggacaagaggacaatgggacaaggggacaaggggacaagggggcgaGTGGACAAGGGGACAATGGGAAAAGGGGCAAGGGAACAAGGGGCCAAGAGGGCAAGGGGACAACAGAGGAAGGCGACAAGGAGGGCAAGGTGGCAAAGGGACAATGGGACAATGGGACAGGTGGTCAAGgcgaaaaggggacaagggggcaagttGACAAGTGGAGAAGGGGACAACGGGACCacgggacaaggggacaagggaacaaggggTCAGGAGGACTAGGGGCCTAGAGGAGAAGGGTACAAGGGGACAAATGGTCAAGTTGACAAGGGGACAATGGGATAAGGGACAAAGGGTAGAGTGGACTAGTTGACAAGTGGACAAGATGACTAGGGGACTaggggacaaggggagaaggggacaaggggacaagaggcctaaggggggaggggacaaagggacaaggggtcaaggggacaaggggacaaaggGAGAAGGGCCCAAACGGACAATAGGGCAAGatgacaagggggcaaggggagaagGAGAAAAGGGGACAAGGAAGTAGGGGCCTAGGGAAGAAGGGGACAAGGGTTAAAAAGTACAAGGGGACTAGGcaacaaggggacaaggggtaaAGAATACAATGGGATAAGGGGACCAGGGGATAAGGGgaaagtggtcaaggggacaagaaaacaaggggacaaggggccaagGGGTCAAGAGGACAAGGATACCaggggacaagggtacaaggggCCAATGGGTTAGGTGATAATgggacaagggggcaagtggACAAGGGGTTGggtggacaaggggacaaggcgcAAGGCGAGAGGGGATaaggggacaagggtacaagggggaaggggacaaggggacaaggtgacaagggggAAGGGGCCAAAGGGACAAGGGGTCAAATGGTCAAGGGGTCAAATGGTCAAGGGGACTGGAGGACATGGGGACAAGAATACAAGGgaacaagggggcaaggggacaaggaggCAAGGGGAGAAGGGGCCTAGGGGTGAAGCGGACAAGTGGACAAGTGGACAAGGggcaaggggaaaaggggacaaggggataaggggtaagtggtcaaggggacaaggggtcaaggggacaaggggacaggggtaaaggggtcaaggggaaaaggggagaaggggataaggggcaagAGGTCAAGGGGATGGGGGAACAAGAGGACAAGGGGACAAAGGGACAAGGGGCTAGGGGTCAAGGGGCAAGGGGactaggggacaaggggacaaaggGGCAAAGGGACAAGGCGACAAGTGGTCAACGGGACAAGGGggaaaggggacaagggggcaaggggagaagtggacaagggggcaaggggacaagggggaaaggggacaagggggcaaggggagaaaTGGACAAGGGGTCGAGGGTAcaaggggggaaggggaggagggaaacGGGACAAGCGGACACGGGGACAAGGAGACAAGGGATATAGGGTGAAAGGGAGTaggggagaaagggataagggggAATTGGATAAAAGGAAGGAGGTTTACGGGGAGAAAGGGAGAAAAGGATAAGGGGATAAAGGGGGAAGGGGATAAAAGGATAACGTAATAAAGGGAGATAGGGATAAATTGATAAAGGGAGAAAGGAGGAAGGGGAGACAGGGAGAAATGGATAAAAGGGATAAAGGGATAAGGGGATAAGGGAATAAGGGGAGAAAGAGAAAGATGGAGAAagggggaaggggagagaggaaaaaggggacaaggggataaggggacaagaggacaaggggacagtgggacaaggggagaaggggacaaggagacaagggggcaaggggaaaaAGGGGCAAAGGGAGAGGGGCGCAAGGGCTCAATGGGtcaaggggcaaggggacaaggcgaAGAGGGGACAAGAGAAAAAGTAgataaggggcaagtggtcaaggggacaagggaacgAAGGGACAAGTGGATcaggggacaaggggagaagtggtcaaggggacaaggggactaggggacaaggggacaaggggacaatgggacaaggggacaagaggacaatgggacaaggggacaagggaacaaggggGCGAGTGGACAAACTGACAATGGGTAAAGGGGCAAGGGGTGAAGGGGCCAAGAGGGCAAGCGGACAACAGGGGAAGGCGACAAGGAGGCAAGGTGGCAAAGGGACAATGGGACAATGGGACAGGTGGTCAAGgcgaaaaggggacaagggggcaagttGACAAGTGGAGAAGGGGACAATGGGACCAGGGGACAAGAGGACAAGGGAACAAGGGGTCAGGAGGACTAAGGCCCTAGAAGAGAAGAGTACAAGGGGACAAATGGTCAAGCTGACAAGGGGACAATGGGATAAGGGGCAAAGGGTCAAGTGGACAAGGTGACAAGTGGACAAGATGACTAGGGGACTAGGGAACAAGGGGACATGGGGAaaaggggcaaggggacaaggggacgagTGTCAAGGGGGCAATGGGACAAGGGGACATTGGGACAATGGGTAATTTGACAAGGGGCCAAGGGTCAAGCGGAGAAGGGGGAATGGGAGGAGGGGAGatggggagaaggggacaaggggacaaggggcctaaggggggaaggggacatggggacaaggggtcaaggggacaaggggacaaaggaataaggggcaagtggtcaaggggacaagggaacaaggggCCAAACGGACAAAAGGGTAAatggacaagggggcaaggggagaagGAGAAAAGGGGACGAGGAGGTAGGGGcctaggggagaaggggacaagggttAAAAAGGACAAGGGGACAAAGCAACAAGAGGACAAGGGGTCAagaggacaaggggacaaggggaccagGGGACCAGGGGATAAGGGGAAAGTcatcaaggggacaagggaacaaggggaTTTGGGGCCAAGGGGTCAAGAGGACAAGGATACCaggggacaagggtacaaggggaCAATGGGTGAGGGGAAAATGGAACAAGGGGGCAAGTGGACAAAAGGACAAGGGGGAaagtggacaaggggacaaggggacaaagCGCAAGGGGATTaggggacaagggtacaaggggGAAGGGGGCAAGTGGACAAGTGGACAAGGGGGCaagtggacaaggggacaaggggacaaggcgcAGGGAGATAAGGGGACAAGGGTGCAAgggggaaggggacaaggggacaaggtgacaagggggCAATGGGCCAAAGGGACAAGGGGTCAAATGGTCAAGGGGACTGTAGGACATGGGGACAAGAAGACAAGGgaacaagggggcaaggggacaaggggacaaggggggaAGGGGCCTAGGGGTGAAGCGGACAAGTGAACAAgtggacaaggggtcaaggggaaaaggggacaagcggatcaggggacaaggggaaaagggatgaggggaaaaggggacaaaggggcaagtggacaaggggacaaggagcaaggggacaaggggtcaaggggtaCAAGGATGCAAGGGAACTAGTGGACAAGTC
It encodes the following:
- the LOC124153922 gene encoding S-antigen protein-like, whose product is MGPGDKRTREQGVRRTKALEEKSTRGQMVKLTRGQWDKGQRVKWTSNKRTRGQEDKGTRGPGDQGIRGKSSRGQGNKGIWGQGVKRTRIPGDKGTRGQWVRGKWNKGASGQKDKGESGQGDKGTKRKGIRGQGYKGEGGKWTSGQGGKWTRGQGDKAQGDKGTRVQGGRGQGDKVTRGQWAKGTRGQMVKGTVGHGDKKTREQGGKGTRGQGGKGPRGEADK